In Gossypium arboreum isolate Shixiya-1 chromosome 6, ASM2569848v2, whole genome shotgun sequence, the following are encoded in one genomic region:
- the LOC108484740 gene encoding putative RNA methyltransferase At5g10620 — MTMATAVGISACGVSLQWTNPNSYSSGKGCKYAGQSVRALPIRILTVGKKRLPGVQLLVDEYIAKLKSYCHVDDVQIRSNPKNARNAMAQVDDEDIAVINLITSNDWVVILDERGLDLSSEHLAELLGDAGNTAASRLSFCIGGPYGHGQRVRKRANVSIKLSSMVLNHQIALVVLMEQIYRSWTILKGQKYHH, encoded by the exons ATGACAATGGCAACGGCAGTGGGTATCTCAGCGTGTGGGGTTAGTCTTCAGTGGACGAATCCCAACTCTTATTCGTCAG GTAAAGGATGCAAATATGCTGGTCAATCCGTG AGAGCGTTACCTATTCGAATCCTAACGGTAGGGAAAAAGAGGCTCCCTGGTGTACAATTGCTGGTGGATGAATATATTGCAAAGCTCAAAAGTTATTGTCATGTTGATGATGTTCAAATTCGCTCCAATCCTAAAAATGCGCG CAATGCGATGGCTCAGGTTGATGATGAAGACATAGCTGTCATCAACCTTATCACGTCTAATGATTGG GTGGTGATTTTGGACGAGCGTGGACTAGATCTTAGCTCTGAGCACTTGGCTGAATTGTTAGGGGATGCTGGGAATACG GCAGCTTCAAGATTATCATTTTGCATTGGTGGACCATATGGTCATGGACAACGAGTGCGAAAACGTGCAAATGTGTCGATCAAGTTGTCGTCGATGGTATTGAATCATCAAATTGCACTTGTTGTGCTCATGGAACAAATTTATAG ATCATGGACTATTTTGAAAGGACAAAAGTACCATCATTAG
- the LOC108484152 gene encoding probable plastid-lipid-associated protein 8, chloroplastic isoform X2, with translation MAACSLTLSSSLPQPKPSFFGSKPSHLSLHSTSFALKSQCFRVSSSSVSISSRPVDDLVASLLSKVIQTDGGVSLTTKQHQEVAQVANELNKYCVDEPVKCPLIFGDWDVVYCSNPTSPGGGYRSALGRLFFKTKDMVQAVEAPDSVRNKVSFSVFGFLNGEVSLKGKLKVLDHQWIQVIFEPPELRVGAMDFRYGGESEVKLQITYIDEKIRLGKGSRGSLFVFQRRHGGSTNV, from the exons ATGGCAGCTTGTTCCCTCACTCTATCGTCCTCCTTGCCTCAACCTAAACCCTCATTTTTTGGATCGAAACCCTCTCATCTATCCCTACACAGCACTTCGTTTGCGCTCAAATCCCAGTGTTTCAGGGTTTCCTCAAGTTCCGTTTCCATCTCCAGTCGCCCCGTCGATGATCTAGTTGCATCTCTTCTCTCCAAG GTGATACAAACGGATGGTGGAGTTTCACTCACCACAAAACAGCACCAAGAGGTAGCTCAAGTGGCTAATGAGTTGAACAAATATTGCGTTGATGAACCAGTCAAATGCCCTTTAATCTTCGGAG ATTGGGATGTGGTTTACTGCTCGAATCCCACGTCACCAGGAGGCGGCTACAGAAGTGCATTGGGGCGCCTTTTCTTCAAGACCAAGGACATGGTTCAGGCTGTTGAAGCTCCTGACTCCGTACGAAACAAAGTCTCCTTCTCTGTTTTTGGGTTTCTTAATGGAGAGGTCTCCTTGAAAG GAAAGCTGAAGGTCTTGGATCATCAATGGATTCAAGTCATTTTTGAGCCACCTGAACTGAGGGTAGGAGCAATGGACTTCCGGTATGGTGGCGAGAGTGAGGTCAAGCTACAGATCACGTATATTGACGAGAAGATCAGATTAGGAAAGGGCTCTAGAGGTTCTTTATTTGTATTTCAAAGGCGGCACGGAGGCTCAACCAACGTTTGA
- the LOC108484363 gene encoding cryptochrome DASH, chloroplastic/mitochondrial, with translation MAVNIILPLSSLSLWNTKKLIYSTQIRFRIMSLASKSQPQSVASSAVYQVPGLDSHEMDSTADKTFERYLSNTAKRNGKGVSIVWFRNDLRVLDNEALFKAWVSSQAVLPVYCIDPRLFQTTYYFGFPKTGALRAQFINECLADLKKNLMKKGLNLLIQHGKPEDILPSLTKAFGAHTVYAHKETCSEELQVERSVARGLRQVVLSTAQGNSSRSSSTHSPKLQLIWGSTLYHLDDIPFSVGSLPDVYTQFRKSVEAKCTIRGCIRLPTSLGPPPSVDDWGIIPSVEQLGLHSEKVVKGMRFLGGETAALSRVTEYFWNKDLLKIYKETRNEMLGPDYSTKFSPWLASGSLSPRFIYEEVKRYEKERQANDSTYWVLFELIWRDYFRFISIKYGNSLFHLGGPRKVEKRWHQDQKMFETWRNGCTGYPLIDANMKELSASGFMSNRGRQIVCSFLVRDMGIDWRMGAEWFETCLLDYDPCSNYGNWTYGAGVGNDPREDRYFSIPKQAKTYDPDGEHVAFWVPELLPLPKEKRNFPGKSYIEQVVPLKFGSSNKHHSQRSKYGGRHSGLGNR, from the exons ATGGCTGTTAATATCATTCTTCCTCTCTCATCGCTTTCACTTTGGAATACTAAAAAACTCATTTATTCTACTCAAATTAGGTTCCGGATCATGAGCTTGGCTtcaaaatcccaaccccaatCTGTTGCATCCTCAGCAGTGTACCAGGTTCCGGGGCTAGACTCCCATGAAATGGACAGCACTGCGGACAAGACCTTTGAAAGGTACTTATCAAACACAGCGAAGAGGAATGGGAAAGGGGTTTCCATTGTTTGGTTTAGGAATGATTTGAGGGTGTTAGACAACGAGGCTTTGTTTAAGGCTTGGGTTTCTTCCCAGGCTGTTTTGCCTGTTTACTGCATCGATCCTCGTCTCTTTCAGACCACCTATTACTTTGGTTTCCCTAAGACTGGAG CTTTGAGAGCACAATTTATCAATGAATGCTTGGCtgatttgaagaaaaatttgatGAAGAAGGGCCTTAATCTTCTCATTCAACATGGGAAACCAGAGGACATTCTACCTTCTCTTACAAAGGCTTTTGGAGCTCACACA GTATATGCTCATAAAGAAACCTGCTCCGAGGAGCTACAAGTTGAAAGATCGGTTGCACGAGGTCTGAGACAGGTGGTGTTATCAACTGCCCAAGGGAATTCTAGCAGGTCAAGTTCAACCCACAGCCCTAAGCTACAACTTATATGGGGCAGCACTTTGTATCACTTAGATGACATTCCATTCAGTGTCGGCAGTTTGCCAGATGTATATACTCAGTTCCGTAAG TCCGTCGAAGCTAAATGCACCATCCGAGGGTGCATCAGACTTCCAACATCTCTCGGTCCACCTCCTAGTGTTGATGATTGGGGAATTATTCCTTCAGTTGAGCAGCTTGGACTTCACTCTGAAAAG GTTGTAAAAGGAATGAGATTTTTGGGAGGTGAAACTGCTGCATTGAGCAGAGTTACAGAATACTTCTGGAACAAG GACTTGTTAAAAATATACAAGGAGACAAGGAATGAGATGTTAGGGCCTGATTACTCAACAAAGTTTTCTCCATGGCTTGCTTCAGGAAGTCTCTCTCCTCGGTTCATATATGAAGAG GTAAAGAGATATGAAAAGGAAAGGCAAGCAAATGACTCCACATACTG GGTATTGTTTGAATTGATATGGAGGGATTACTTCAGATTCATTTCGATTAAATATGGAAATTCCCTTTTCCATTTAG GTGGCCCAAGAAAAGTGGAAAAGAGGTGGCATCAAGACCAAAAAATGTTTGAAACCTGGAGAAATGGCTGCACTGG CTATCCCCTAATAGATGCAAACATGAAGGAACTATCAGCTTCTGGATTTATGTCAAATCGTGGCCGGCAG ATAGTATGTTCTTTTCTTGTTCGTGACATGGGAATTGACTGGCGCATGGGAGCAGAATGGTTTGAAACATGTCTTCTAGATTACGACCCGTGTTCAAACTACGGAAACTGGACCTACGGTGCAG GAGTTGGAAATGACCCTAGAGAAGATCGGTATTTTAGCATCCCAAAACAA GCAAAAACATATGATCCAGATGGAGAGCACGTGGCATTTTGGGTACCAGAGCTTCTTCCCCTCCCCAAAGAGAAAAGGAATTTTCCTGGAAAATCATATATTGAGCAAGTTGTACCTCTCAAATTTGGGAGCAGTAATAAGCACCACAGTCAAAGAAGCAAATATGGTGGGAGACACTCCGGGTTAGGCAATAGATGA
- the LOC108484152 gene encoding probable plastid-lipid-associated protein 8, chloroplastic isoform X1 codes for MAACSLTLSSSLPQPKPSFFGSKPSHLSLHSTSFALKSQCFRVSSSSVSISSRPVDDLVASLLSKVIQTDGGVSLTTKQHQEVAQVANELNKYCVDEPVKCPLIFGVVFPDWDVVYCSNPTSPGGGYRSALGRLFFKTKDMVQAVEAPDSVRNKVSFSVFGFLNGEVSLKGKLKVLDHQWIQVIFEPPELRVGAMDFRYGGESEVKLQITYIDEKIRLGKGSRGSLFVFQRRHGGSTNV; via the exons ATGGCAGCTTGTTCCCTCACTCTATCGTCCTCCTTGCCTCAACCTAAACCCTCATTTTTTGGATCGAAACCCTCTCATCTATCCCTACACAGCACTTCGTTTGCGCTCAAATCCCAGTGTTTCAGGGTTTCCTCAAGTTCCGTTTCCATCTCCAGTCGCCCCGTCGATGATCTAGTTGCATCTCTTCTCTCCAAG GTGATACAAACGGATGGTGGAGTTTCACTCACCACAAAACAGCACCAAGAGGTAGCTCAAGTGGCTAATGAGTTGAACAAATATTGCGTTGATGAACCAGTCAAATGCCCTTTAATCTTCGGAG TGGTTTTTCCAGATTGGGATGTGGTTTACTGCTCGAATCCCACGTCACCAGGAGGCGGCTACAGAAGTGCATTGGGGCGCCTTTTCTTCAAGACCAAGGACATGGTTCAGGCTGTTGAAGCTCCTGACTCCGTACGAAACAAAGTCTCCTTCTCTGTTTTTGGGTTTCTTAATGGAGAGGTCTCCTTGAAAG GAAAGCTGAAGGTCTTGGATCATCAATGGATTCAAGTCATTTTTGAGCCACCTGAACTGAGGGTAGGAGCAATGGACTTCCGGTATGGTGGCGAGAGTGAGGTCAAGCTACAGATCACGTATATTGACGAGAAGATCAGATTAGGAAAGGGCTCTAGAGGTTCTTTATTTGTATTTCAAAGGCGGCACGGAGGCTCAACCAACGTTTGA